A part of Nodosilinea sp. FACHB-141 genomic DNA contains:
- a CDS encoding type IV secretory system conjugative DNA transfer family protein, whose product MTTSSQPQSPLDLSILRDTAQPFLDSSMGTLLLGLVVLWVGMSLFGNSTNKNKLATGRFAGNAERRRAKALGRKQQKQRHPAKVPLKAGDLDIPQAQQSIVVAGAPDSGKTYSIIDPAIRSAIAQGFPIVVYDFKGSQLAAHAAWASSQGYQVDVFAPGQPYTGICNPLDFLEDETDALMASQLAAVLQKNTQRDGGYRDNDFFNSAGTNLVEAVMLLAKRTPYPDLLMANKILNLSNLPGRIRQAGESGWIPPWTMESFNQLIASEEADKQIAGIVATAQRTFKTFTGKQLVSSFCGKTTIPLDMTGKRILFLQVDIQKRDAVSPLLAAILHLIVTRNFARSRSEPLVIALDELPTLYLPDLPKWINEFRSYGFVALLGYQNFAQLQHIYGRDLSRALFAACGTKVFFNPKDRETAQEFSGYLGEKDVRIYTRSRSQGRYGSNSRSEQCQRVPLMTADQILKLDQGECVFINPAYRGGGEAFVPLRVRVKISKTEQAIQARSESLWHSTVQQKLIARCQQQQTLTDLDDENQKRKEIAECLFPLPLGGGQPLSGLSASSDITEDEFDEALR is encoded by the coding sequence ATGACGACCTCCTCTCAACCCCAAAGCCCTCTGGATCTCAGCATCCTACGGGATACTGCTCAACCCTTCTTGGATTCCAGCATGGGTACTCTGCTGCTCGGCCTGGTGGTGCTGTGGGTGGGGATGAGTCTGTTTGGCAACAGCACCAACAAGAACAAGCTGGCGACCGGGCGCTTTGCAGGTAACGCCGAACGGCGACGGGCGAAAGCTCTGGGGCGCAAGCAGCAAAAGCAGCGGCATCCAGCCAAAGTACCACTCAAAGCTGGGGATCTCGATATTCCCCAAGCCCAGCAAAGTATTGTGGTAGCCGGAGCACCGGACTCGGGGAAAACCTACAGCATCATTGATCCGGCGATTCGCTCGGCGATCGCTCAGGGCTTCCCCATCGTGGTCTACGATTTCAAAGGCAGTCAGCTCGCGGCCCATGCCGCCTGGGCCTCCAGCCAGGGGTATCAAGTCGATGTGTTTGCGCCAGGTCAGCCCTACACCGGCATCTGCAACCCCCTAGATTTTCTTGAAGATGAAACCGATGCCCTGATGGCCTCGCAGCTCGCGGCGGTGCTGCAAAAGAATACCCAGCGGGACGGTGGCTACCGGGATAACGACTTTTTCAATAGTGCCGGTACGAATCTGGTCGAGGCGGTGATGCTGCTGGCCAAGCGCACGCCCTACCCCGACCTGCTGATGGCGAACAAAATCTTGAACCTTTCCAACCTGCCAGGGCGCATCCGACAGGCGGGAGAGTCGGGATGGATTCCGCCCTGGACGATGGAGAGTTTTAACCAGCTGATTGCCTCGGAGGAAGCTGATAAGCAGATTGCGGGGATTGTCGCCACCGCCCAGCGCACGTTCAAAACGTTTACCGGCAAGCAGTTGGTGTCCAGCTTCTGCGGCAAGACCACTATTCCGCTGGATATGACTGGCAAGCGCATTCTGTTTTTGCAGGTAGATATCCAAAAGCGCGATGCCGTCAGCCCCCTGCTAGCGGCCATCCTCCACCTGATCGTCACCCGCAACTTTGCCCGGTCTCGATCTGAACCGCTGGTGATCGCCCTCGATGAGTTACCGACGCTCTACCTGCCGGATCTACCCAAGTGGATCAACGAGTTTCGCTCCTACGGGTTTGTGGCGCTGCTGGGCTACCAGAACTTTGCTCAACTCCAGCACATCTATGGGCGCGATCTGTCCAGGGCACTATTTGCCGCCTGTGGTACCAAGGTGTTCTTCAACCCCAAAGACAGGGAGACGGCTCAGGAGTTCTCGGGCTACCTGGGCGAAAAGGACGTGCGCATCTACACCCGCTCCCGCAGCCAGGGTCGCTACGGCAGTAATAGTCGTTCGGAGCAGTGCCAGCGGGTGCCGCTGATGACGGCGGATCAGATCCTGAAGCTGGATCAGGGGGAGTGTGTGTTTATCAACCCGGCCTACCGAGGCGGGGGCGAGGCGTTCGTACCGCTGCGGGTGCGGGTGAAGATTTCAAAAACAGAGCAGGCGATTCAAGCCAGGAGTGAATCCCTGTGGCACAGCACGGTGCAACAGAAACTCATCGCCCGCTGCCAACAGCAGCAGACCCTAACAGATTTAGATGACGAGAACCAAAAGCGCAAGGAAATCGCCGAGTGCTTGTTTCCTCTACCCCTGGGTGGCGGGCAGCCGCTATCAGGGCTATCTGCCAGTTCTGACATTACCGAAGACGAATTCGATGAGGCATTACGATGA
- a CDS encoding strawberry notch C-terminal domain-containing protein — translation MGHPQLAEAYASYFLSGQGFGSIVEARRFAAAVLGEAVQPGTALAKVVDESVEAAVVRAGQQMVGGSQTTHEAYDRLVDLLQQQPNLSVRSSTSVLQQAYSTPIPIAYLASVLGGINAETTVYEPTAGNGALLIGANPYRVTANELNPDRWAELQTRGFRQLTQADALTYKPETQVDVVICNPPFGVVKDEQRHTRRFPIADTWTTQIDQVIALKALTVMKEGGRAVLILGGKQGREGEHRSERYNSRESRAFYYLLYRHHRVTQHVSIWGDLYRKQGAGFPIDVIVIEGRGQSKRPLPAAEVPAIYTSFTELKELILNEPIHQARFTLDVPVHDQPVSQLSQPLDIGGPGNAIHRQGAATDGTVERSDLLAADANSARQNDSGLHLGNLSDRDAATVSHHPQRIGLGSGDSDTGAGRGAGLGSGVLAAAVGGDLDSEQLAVSGTTRLLRGDLSGNARNPQLSGLPGLAEPPRRDHARGVAERTESVALHPELTMNTPLSTGEAVTSSADTYDVQPRQVAYVPKSKGFSTQTLIPFNMASAAQQALERFEQQHGDIDEYLAIRLGYGSVAELHGYFSAEQVDASALAISNIERGAGFITGDQTGIGKGRICASIMRYAQQQGKIALFITKDKPLYADMMRDVEDIGLRRFTPFITDSGTEIPLANGAALKTAGAAKQQAEMQSMIQQGNLGRYSAVFTTYSQLQTVGKKEPLRRTFLRRMAPNAILILDEAHQAGGSKGGWKEAGPPDRADFVRELIDLSSGVFYSSATYAKRADVMDLYARRTDLRLGVSSMTVLENILTRGGVPLQQIVASKFVASGQMLRRERSYEGISFQAKTVPVDREVADDFSAAMRAIKDFDRAKQKAVKAISNEAKAEAKALGEDGAIGEVGARSTNFTSLMHNCIEQGLLAQKANATVEEAIAALNRGEKPVITVANTMGSFIEAYAESQDLSPGDAISLSFGNLLERYLERSRDVVVTDYRGHSTRLRLSDEQLGGDAVLAYEEALDCIRESDFSSIPISPIDYIEQQLERAGYRVTEVTGRTAGIEYGADGAMAYKVRLGEEKTAKGRIDAVARFNAGDADVILLNCSGSTGISLHASEKFADQRPRHMIVAQAERDINVFMQMLGRVHRTGQVALPNYTLLMGDLPAEKRPGAILCRKMASLNANTTAARETDISLNTVVDFMNPYGEQVVTELLADDPELNAKLDFPAAKAENDASDIALIKKVTGRIPLLPIAEQEAVYSLIESEYCDLVDQARAMGENILEAEQLDLDARPLARMEVMADDSETASEFTGPVYLELVEAKSESKPLTQLQAINAVRESVGLAEVASVDAHDAEDLGATARQQVAATITELEAQTNQYRQAAIAQKQDSKAIEKLNDRIEQQLMHVSGVLEQFVPGTPLRLVTPASKTILYGVVAGADTKKRSGSPAAPNRWKLRILVADSARQITVPFSKFNTGRTGAIDATVQTEDWFGNSVYSLFDMQQEAGRVNRQIFTGNLIKAFEKYSNGKLVNYTDYRGEVCQGLIMPKGFDIESELTKEPVAFKEPQQVFRFLTELTNRQGTVKTLDELLLLKPQQAGDGFILQAPKSKESGGRYYLDEALIVAAGSDFYSVADRMEVVIPSERLERVLGVVMHQRNYTLAAFEFKEVARQLMGVALPTLEKVEIQEVKPPVVSQPVVSAIASQPRLEPESVKSAENLAFPNVPNQPSMGQLEKRILRFLRNAGIEQDVMTSQEFHLRIENEPFIPLVVERQGDELYLTHYLTQNGDMFIDSEMVFRVRGEGHIEFKETAVQSLRGGEARLPDRAFAQIFSKNIVQQGFAEAVQAQLQAKAKPEVASQEAEDERSPMPSDMRQYLAVKDQYPDAIVLVQSPDQRFYEAFFDGARPLIEHLEMIGTSMESGVKELGRVPVAGFPMGSLHKYLGRLTQQGEVVIVDGEGAIAVHPHQPPTLVVEEPPQPEPVTVVTASATEEPEFKVQSLFDVEPFRTGQHAGQGLRPSPELLWQQEQAAAIPVQKAPSPDPPQPRSTNPVQGPTLQKVADEVRGADLEDVAAHLGLECDRHDKHKWRNGDHIVSISGPLFMDWLADAGGRGAIDLVMHVQGVEFKEAVEWLSGRDFSQRPAQVSSTAQAKDSEPRALEMPRNSSIRWNAVREYLVEGRNLPAVLVDRLNERGLIFADDHQNAVFLRHQLQAQTWGRGEVIGASLRGTWGEENHFHGLAPGSARDQGWFWIGTGQGPVSRVLLVESPIDAMSLAMLDRAQRGPEGVSIYLSTDGSGGVPVEALKTVLRNGGLVAAAFDADVAGETMAWRVAQQVPGIERLTPNQGKDWNEVLVRPEEGGNGWQQSRPELGQLWGWHGAAVVLRRPEGYLSRITEVARDVAKGNPLSEKAKAAMHRDLGSVSNSLIPKGRVSVSPTANRATRFDLGR, via the coding sequence ATGGGCCATCCTCAGTTGGCTGAGGCCTATGCGTCCTACTTCCTATCAGGTCAGGGCTTTGGCTCCATTGTCGAAGCTCGACGGTTTGCGGCGGCGGTGCTGGGGGAGGCGGTGCAGCCAGGGACAGCGTTGGCCAAGGTAGTCGATGAATCTGTTGAGGCTGCTGTGGTCAGGGCCGGGCAGCAGATGGTCGGGGGTTCTCAGACGACTCACGAGGCCTACGATCGCCTGGTGGACTTGCTCCAGCAACAGCCCAACTTGAGCGTACGGTCATCGACTTCGGTGCTGCAACAGGCCTACAGTACGCCGATTCCAATTGCTTACCTGGCCTCTGTGCTCGGGGGCATAAATGCGGAAACCACCGTGTACGAGCCCACGGCTGGCAATGGAGCGCTGCTGATTGGGGCCAATCCATATCGGGTGACTGCCAATGAGCTAAATCCAGATCGCTGGGCTGAACTGCAAACCCGAGGCTTTCGCCAGCTCACCCAGGCCGATGCCCTGACCTATAAGCCTGAGACCCAAGTGGATGTGGTCATCTGTAACCCGCCCTTTGGAGTAGTCAAAGACGAGCAGCGCCACACCCGCCGATTCCCCATCGCCGACACCTGGACAACTCAAATAGACCAGGTGATCGCCCTGAAGGCGTTGACGGTGATGAAGGAGGGTGGTCGAGCCGTACTGATTTTAGGAGGCAAGCAAGGTCGTGAAGGCGAACACCGCTCGGAGCGCTACAACAGCCGTGAGAGCCGAGCCTTCTATTACCTGCTGTATCGCCATCACCGGGTCACCCAGCATGTCTCCATCTGGGGTGACCTGTACCGGAAGCAGGGCGCGGGTTTTCCCATCGACGTAATTGTGATTGAGGGTAGGGGGCAATCAAAACGCCCCCTACCCGCCGCTGAAGTGCCTGCCATCTACACATCGTTTACTGAACTAAAGGAGTTGATTCTCAATGAACCTATCCACCAGGCCCGTTTCACCCTGGACGTACCCGTTCATGACCAGCCAGTATCCCAGCTTTCCCAACCTCTGGACATTGGAGGGCCTGGGAACGCTATTCATCGTCAAGGTGCCGCCACAGATGGAACAGTTGAGCGAAGCGACTTACTTGCAGCTGATGCAAACTCGGCTAGACAGAATGATTCAGGACTCCATCTCGGAAACCTCTCAGATCGAGACGCAGCAACAGTTAGCCACCACCCTCAGCGAATTGGACTGGGCTCAGGAGATTCCGATACTGGAGCCGGACGAGGAGCCGGACTTGGCTCTGGAGTATTGGCGGCAGCAGTGGGCGGAGACCTTGATTCGGAACAACTGGCGGTTTCGGGAACGACTCGGCTATTACGGGGGGATCTTTCCGGTAACGCCCGTAACCCCCAGCTATCCGGATTACCTGGACTGGCTGAGCCTCCACGACGAGACCACGCTAGAGGCGTGGCTGAACGAACTGAGTCTGTAGCCCTTCACCCAGAACTCACCATGAATACTCCTCTTTCAACCGGCGAGGCTGTGACTTCGTCGGCAGACACTTACGATGTCCAGCCCCGGCAAGTGGCCTATGTGCCCAAAAGCAAGGGCTTTTCAACCCAGACTCTAATTCCCTTCAACATGGCCAGTGCGGCGCAGCAGGCGCTAGAGCGATTCGAGCAGCAGCACGGCGACATTGATGAGTACCTGGCCATTCGCCTGGGCTATGGCTCAGTGGCGGAGCTGCACGGCTACTTTAGCGCTGAACAGGTCGATGCTTCAGCTCTGGCGATCAGCAATATCGAGCGAGGAGCTGGGTTCATCACGGGAGACCAGACCGGCATTGGCAAGGGCCGCATCTGTGCCAGCATCATGCGCTATGCCCAGCAGCAGGGGAAGATTGCCCTGTTCATCACCAAGGACAAACCCCTCTATGCCGACATGATGCGGGATGTGGAGGATATTGGCCTGCGGCGGTTTACGCCCTTCATTACCGATAGTGGTACCGAGATTCCGCTGGCCAATGGGGCGGCGTTGAAGACGGCTGGGGCGGCCAAGCAGCAGGCAGAAATGCAGTCGATGATTCAACAGGGCAACCTGGGCCGCTACAGCGCGGTGTTCACCACCTACAGCCAGCTTCAGACGGTGGGAAAGAAAGAACCGCTGCGGCGGACGTTTCTGAGACGGATGGCTCCAAATGCGATCTTGATTCTGGATGAGGCCCACCAAGCGGGGGGCAGCAAGGGCGGGTGGAAGGAAGCGGGACCACCGGATCGGGCTGACTTTGTGCGGGAACTCATCGATCTGTCGTCGGGGGTATTTTATTCCTCGGCCACCTACGCTAAGCGGGCGGATGTGATGGATCTCTATGCCCGGCGCACCGATCTGCGGTTGGGTGTTAGCAGCATGACGGTGCTGGAGAACATCCTTACCCGTGGAGGTGTTCCCCTTCAGCAGATTGTCGCCAGCAAGTTTGTGGCTTCGGGGCAAATGCTACGGCGAGAGCGATCTTACGAGGGCATCTCGTTTCAGGCCAAAACGGTGCCGGTGGATCGGGAGGTGGCCGACGACTTCTCGGCGGCGATGCGGGCGATTAAGGATTTTGACCGGGCCAAGCAGAAGGCGGTAAAAGCGATCAGTAATGAGGCGAAGGCGGAAGCTAAAGCCTTAGGAGAAGATGGGGCGATTGGCGAGGTGGGAGCTAGGAGTACCAACTTCACCTCGTTGATGCACAACTGCATTGAGCAGGGCCTGTTGGCACAAAAGGCAAATGCGACGGTGGAGGAGGCGATTGCAGCCCTGAACCGGGGTGAGAAGCCCGTAATTACGGTGGCCAACACCATGGGTAGCTTCATTGAGGCCTATGCGGAGTCCCAAGATTTGAGCCCTGGGGATGCCATAAGCCTCTCCTTTGGGAATCTGCTAGAGCGGTATTTGGAGCGATCTAGAGATGTGGTGGTGACTGACTACCGGGGTCACTCTACTCGTCTCCGCCTCAGCGATGAGCAATTAGGGGGCGATGCCGTTCTGGCCTATGAAGAAGCCCTGGACTGTATTCGCGAGTCCGACTTCAGCAGCATTCCCATTAGCCCGATTGACTACATTGAGCAGCAGTTGGAGCGGGCAGGCTACCGGGTTACCGAAGTCACCGGGCGGACGGCGGGCATTGAGTATGGGGCTGACGGCGCTATGGCCTACAAGGTGCGGCTGGGGGAGGAAAAGACAGCCAAGGGCAGGATTGATGCGGTGGCCCGGTTCAACGCCGGGGATGCGGACGTCATCCTACTGAACTGTTCGGGCTCTACGGGGATTTCGCTGCACGCTTCGGAGAAGTTTGCTGACCAGCGGCCTCGCCACATGATTGTGGCCCAGGCGGAACGAGACATCAACGTGTTCATGCAAATGCTAGGCCGGGTGCATCGTACCGGGCAGGTGGCCTTGCCGAACTACACCTTATTGATGGGCGACCTCCCGGCAGAAAAACGACCGGGGGCGATCCTCTGTCGCAAGATGGCGAGCCTCAATGCCAACACGACGGCGGCGAGAGAGACGGATATCTCGCTCAACACCGTGGTGGATTTCATGAACCCCTACGGCGAGCAGGTGGTGACGGAGCTGTTGGCGGATGACCCGGAATTGAATGCCAAGCTAGATTTCCCTGCCGCCAAGGCTGAAAACGATGCCTCCGATATCGCCCTAATTAAGAAGGTGACGGGGAGGATCCCGCTGTTGCCCATTGCCGAACAGGAAGCGGTCTACAGCCTGATTGAGTCGGAGTACTGCGACCTGGTGGATCAGGCGCGGGCGATGGGGGAGAACATTCTGGAGGCCGAGCAGCTGGATCTCGATGCGCGTCCGCTGGCGCGGATGGAGGTGATGGCCGATGACAGCGAGACCGCTAGCGAGTTCACCGGGCCAGTGTATCTGGAGTTGGTGGAGGCGAAGAGTGAGAGTAAGCCGCTGACCCAGCTCCAGGCGATCAATGCGGTGCGTGAGTCGGTGGGGTTGGCGGAGGTGGCATCGGTGGACGCCCACGACGCTGAGGATCTGGGTGCAACGGCGCGTCAGCAGGTGGCGGCGACAATTACCGAGTTGGAAGCGCAGACGAACCAATATCGGCAGGCGGCGATCGCTCAAAAGCAAGACAGTAAAGCGATTGAGAAACTAAACGACCGCATTGAGCAACAGCTCATGCATGTCTCTGGCGTGTTGGAACAGTTCGTGCCGGGGACACCACTGCGGCTGGTGACACCAGCTAGTAAGACGATTCTCTATGGCGTGGTGGCCGGGGCCGATACCAAAAAGCGATCCGGGAGTCCGGCGGCACCGAACCGCTGGAAGTTGAGGATTTTGGTGGCGGATTCCGCCCGGCAGATTACGGTGCCCTTCTCCAAGTTCAACACGGGGCGGACGGGGGCGATCGATGCCACAGTTCAAACGGAGGACTGGTTTGGTAATAGCGTCTACTCGCTGTTCGACATGCAGCAGGAAGCAGGGCGGGTCAACCGGCAGATTTTTACCGGCAACTTGATTAAAGCGTTTGAGAAGTACTCCAACGGCAAGTTGGTGAACTACACCGACTATCGGGGCGAGGTCTGCCAGGGGCTGATTATGCCCAAGGGGTTTGATATTGAGTCGGAGCTGACCAAGGAGCCAGTGGCGTTTAAGGAGCCGCAGCAGGTGTTTCGCTTTCTTACAGAGCTGACCAACCGGCAGGGGACGGTGAAGACGTTGGATGAGTTGTTGTTGCTGAAGCCGCAGCAGGCGGGGGACGGGTTTATCCTGCAAGCGCCAAAGTCGAAAGAGTCGGGGGGGCGGTACTACCTGGATGAGGCACTGATTGTGGCGGCGGGGTCGGACTTTTACTCGGTCGCCGATCGCATGGAAGTCGTCATTCCCTCAGAGCGGCTGGAGCGGGTGCTGGGGGTGGTGATGCACCAGCGGAACTACACCCTGGCGGCGTTTGAGTTTAAGGAGGTGGCGCGGCAGTTGATGGGGGTGGCACTGCCGACGCTGGAGAAGGTGGAGATCCAGGAAGTGAAGCCCCCGGTTGTTTCTCAGCCGGTTGTGTCTGCGATCGCCAGCCAACCCAGGCTAGAACCAGAATCCGTAAAGTCAGCAGAAAATCTGGCGTTTCCAAATGTACCCAATCAGCCCTCGATGGGCCAACTGGAAAAGCGGATTCTACGGTTTTTGAGGAATGCGGGAATTGAGCAAGACGTAATGACTTCCCAGGAGTTTCATCTGCGGATTGAGAATGAGCCGTTTATTCCCCTGGTGGTGGAGCGGCAGGGGGATGAGCTGTACCTGACCCACTACCTGACTCAGAACGGCGATATGTTCATTGACTCGGAAATGGTGTTTCGGGTGCGCGGGGAGGGGCACATCGAGTTTAAGGAGACGGCGGTGCAGAGTCTGCGAGGTGGGGAGGCGCGTTTGCCCGATCGCGCTTTTGCTCAGATCTTCTCCAAAAACATTGTGCAGCAGGGGTTTGCAGAAGCAGTTCAGGCTCAGCTACAGGCCAAAGCGAAGCCCGAAGTGGCCTCGCAGGAAGCGGAGGATGAGCGATCGCCCATGCCCAGTGATATGCGGCAATACCTGGCGGTGAAAGACCAGTATCCCGATGCAATCGTCCTGGTGCAGTCGCCAGATCAACGGTTCTATGAGGCGTTCTTTGACGGCGCTCGACCCTTGATCGAGCATCTGGAGATGATTGGCACCAGCATGGAGTCGGGGGTAAAGGAACTCGGACGGGTACCGGTGGCGGGGTTCCCGATGGGGAGTCTGCACAAGTATTTGGGCAGGTTGACTCAGCAGGGGGAGGTGGTGATTGTGGATGGGGAGGGGGCGATCGCCGTCCACCCCCATCAACCGCCTACCCTTGTTGTGGAGGAACCACCGCAGCCTGAACCCGTAACCGTAGTCACTGCTTCAGCCACTGAAGAACCTGAATTTAAGGTGCAGAGCTTGTTTGATGTAGAACCCTTTCGGACGGGGCAACATGCTGGTCAGGGGCTACGACCTAGTCCAGAGCTGCTTTGGCAGCAGGAGCAAGCGGCGGCAATACCTGTGCAGAAGGCACCATCTCCCGATCCGCCTCAGCCCAGATCCACAAACCCTGTTCAGGGGCCAACGCTGCAAAAGGTTGCCGATGAGGTGCGAGGAGCAGATTTAGAGGATGTGGCGGCGCATTTAGGGCTGGAATGCGATCGCCACGACAAGCATAAGTGGCGCAATGGCGACCACATCGTCAGCATTAGTGGCCCACTGTTTATGGACTGGTTGGCCGATGCCGGGGGGCGAGGCGCGATCGACTTGGTAATGCATGTTCAAGGAGTGGAATTTAAAGAAGCGGTGGAGTGGCTGTCGGGTCGAGATTTCTCCCAACGACCGGCACAGGTGTCTAGCACTGCCCAGGCAAAAGACTCGGAACCTCGGGCGTTGGAGATGCCACGAAACTCTTCCATACGATGGAATGCGGTGCGGGAGTATTTGGTGGAGGGGCGCAATCTCCCGGCGGTACTGGTGGATCGGCTCAATGAGAGGGGCTTAATTTTTGCCGATGACCATCAGAATGCTGTATTTTTGCGCCATCAGTTGCAGGCCCAAACGTGGGGCCGGGGTGAGGTCATAGGGGCCAGTTTGAGAGGAACCTGGGGAGAGGAAAACCATTTCCACGGGTTAGCGCCAGGCTCGGCTAGAGACCAGGGCTGGTTTTGGATTGGTACGGGGCAAGGGCCAGTGAGTCGGGTGCTGCTAGTAGAGTCGCCCATTGATGCAATGTCGCTGGCGATGCTAGATCGGGCGCAGCGAGGGCCGGAGGGGGTGTCGATTTATCTCTCGACGGATGGCTCGGGTGGCGTGCCAGTTGAGGCACTCAAGACGGTGTTGCGGAATGGGGGACTGGTGGCGGCGGCGTTTGATGCGGATGTGGCGGGGGAGACTATGGCCTGGCGGGTTGCGCAGCAGGTGCCGGGGATTGAGCGGCTGACACCGAACCAGGGGAAGGACTGGAATGAGGTGTTGGTGCGACCGGAGGAGGGTGGCAATGGGTGGCAGCAAAGTCGCCCGGAGTTAGGGCAACTCTGGGGATGGCATGGGGCAGCAGTGGTACTGAGGAGACCAGAAGGGTATTTGAGCCGGATAACCGAGGTTGCTAGGGACGTCGCGAAGGGAAATCCACTGTCGGAAAAGGCAAAGGCAGCTATGCATCGAGACCTGGGCAGCGTTTCAAATTCGTTGATTCCAAAAGGTAGAGTCTCTGTCTCTCCCACAGCAAATCGGGCGACTAGGTTCGATCTGGGAAGATGA